Proteins from a genomic interval of Cupriavidus sp. WKF15:
- a CDS encoding SDR family oxidoreductase gives MDTTTQGKVLITGASSGIGAIYADRLARRGHDLILVARNEERLSAVAQRIRDTTGRGVSIVAADLGKQADLARVEAILRADEHIDTLVNNAGFGAVAPLLEADVDRMAQMIDLNVTALTRLVYAAAPGFVRRGRGSIINIASIVAIGPEILNGVYGATKAYVLALTQSLQHELSDQGVRVQAVLPGATATEFWHVAGTGGHENLPAEWVMRADDMVDAALAGFDQGEVVTIPPLQDGAEWAAYEAARRAMSGHLSHATPAARYLRQA, from the coding sequence ATGGACACTACGACACAGGGCAAGGTTCTCATCACCGGCGCGTCTTCGGGCATTGGTGCCATCTATGCCGACCGTCTCGCGCGGCGCGGCCACGACCTGATCCTGGTCGCGCGCAACGAGGAACGGCTGTCAGCCGTAGCGCAGCGCATCCGCGACACGACGGGGCGCGGCGTCAGCATCGTCGCCGCCGATCTTGGCAAGCAGGCCGATCTCGCGCGCGTGGAGGCTATCCTGCGCGCAGACGAGCACATCGACACGCTGGTCAACAATGCCGGGTTTGGGGCCGTTGCGCCGTTGCTGGAGGCCGATGTCGACCGCATGGCGCAGATGATCGACCTCAATGTCACGGCGCTGACGCGCCTGGTCTACGCCGCTGCCCCGGGATTCGTGCGGCGCGGGCGCGGCAGCATCATCAATATCGCGTCGATCGTGGCGATCGGCCCCGAGATCCTCAACGGTGTCTACGGCGCGACCAAGGCCTACGTGCTGGCGCTGACCCAATCACTGCAGCACGAACTGTCCGACCAGGGCGTGCGGGTGCAGGCCGTGCTGCCGGGCGCCACGGCCACGGAGTTCTGGCACGTCGCCGGAACGGGCGGACATGAGAACCTGCCCGCGGAGTGGGTGATGCGTGCCGACGATATGGTCGATGCGGCCCTGGCCGGGTTCGATCAGGGCGAGGTGGTCACTATTCCGCCGCTGCAGGACGGCGCCGAGTGGGCCGCCTACGAGGCAGCACGCCGGGCCATGTCCGGCCACCTGAGCCACGCCACGCCAGCAGCGCGCTATCTGCGGCAGGCCTGA